The following coding sequences lie in one Mucilaginibacter sp. KACC 22773 genomic window:
- the gmd gene encoding GDP-mannose 4,6-dehydratase has translation MKKIALITGITGQDGAYLTELLLSKGYVVHGIKRRSSLFNTDRIDHLYQDPHDDEKNMILHYGDLSDSTNLIRIIQQVQPDEIYNLGAMSHVKVSFDTPEYTANADGIGTLRLLEAIRILGLEKKTKIYQASTSELYGLVQAVPQSETTPFYPRSPYAVAKMYAYWITVNYREAYGIYACNGILFNHESPLRGETFVTRKITRATAKIAMGLQDKLFLGNLDAQRDWGHAKDYVEAMYLILQQEVAEDYVIATGVTTRVREFVRLAFAEVGIEIRFKGEGVDEIGYVVSCNNPDFQVEIGKEVVAVDKAYFRPTEVDLLIGDPTKSKTKLGWAPKYDLQGLVKEMVAADVDLFRREKLLKESGYSIKNQFE, from the coding sequence ATGAAGAAAATTGCTTTAATCACAGGTATAACCGGTCAGGACGGCGCCTATCTAACCGAACTTCTATTGTCAAAAGGATACGTAGTACATGGTATAAAACGCCGCAGCTCGCTATTTAATACTGATAGGATTGATCATTTATATCAGGATCCGCATGATGATGAAAAAAATATGATCCTGCATTATGGCGATCTTAGCGACAGCACTAACCTTATCCGTATCATTCAGCAAGTTCAACCCGACGAAATTTATAATCTTGGAGCTATGTCGCATGTTAAAGTTAGCTTTGATACTCCTGAATATACAGCTAATGCAGATGGTATTGGTACATTAAGGCTACTTGAAGCAATCCGGATATTAGGACTTGAAAAGAAAACTAAGATATATCAAGCTTCAACATCTGAACTTTATGGCTTGGTACAAGCCGTTCCTCAATCAGAAACCACGCCATTTTATCCACGTTCTCCATATGCCGTAGCAAAAATGTATGCATATTGGATAACTGTAAATTATAGGGAAGCTTATGGTATTTACGCTTGCAACGGTATTCTATTTAACCATGAAAGTCCTTTACGTGGTGAAACATTTGTAACCCGCAAAATTACACGCGCAACTGCAAAAATTGCTATGGGTTTGCAGGACAAATTATTTTTAGGTAACCTTGATGCGCAAAGAGATTGGGGGCACGCTAAGGATTATGTTGAGGCTATGTATCTTATATTACAGCAGGAAGTTGCCGAAGATTATGTTATTGCCACAGGTGTAACTACGAGGGTTAGGGAATTTGTAAGACTTGCTTTTGCTGAAGTTGGTATCGAGATTAGATTTAAAGGCGAAGGTGTTGACGAGATTGGATATGTAGTTAGCTGCAATAATCCTGATTTTCAGGTAGAAATAGGTAAGGAAGTAGTAGCGGTAGATAAAGCATATTTCCGCCCTACAGAAGTTGATTTGCTTATAGGTGACCCAACAAAATCTAAAACAAAATTAGGCTGGGCTCCTAAATACGATCTTCAGGGATTGGTTAAGGAGATGGTTGCGGCTGATGTGGATTTGTTCAGAAGAGAAAAATTATTGAAGGAATCGGGCTACAGCATTAAAAACCAGTTCGAATAA
- a CDS encoding GDP-L-fucose synthase family protein: MDKSSKIYIPGHRGMVGSAIQRKLEKEGFTNFVTRSSSALDLRDQKAVADFFDIEKPEYVFLAAAKVGGIVANNVYRAEFLYDNLQIQNNIIHQSYLNNVKKLMFLGSSCIYPKLAPQPLKEDYLLTGLLEETNEPYAIAKIAGIKMCDAYRAQYGCNFISVMPTNLYGYNDNYHPQNSHVLPALIRRFHEAKEQEAPSVTIWGTGSPKREFLFADDLAEACYYLMENYNAPGIVNIGTGEDISIKDLALLVKKIIRYEGEITFDVSKPDGTPRKLMDVTKLNEAGWKYHTNLEDGIKFAYQDFLSKEGEFAQR; encoded by the coding sequence ATGGATAAGTCAAGCAAGATATATATTCCCGGCCACAGAGGTATGGTTGGCTCGGCCATTCAGCGTAAACTGGAAAAGGAGGGCTTTACTAATTTTGTTACGCGTAGCTCATCTGCACTCGACCTAAGAGACCAAAAAGCAGTAGCTGATTTTTTTGATATAGAAAAGCCCGAATACGTTTTTTTGGCCGCAGCAAAAGTAGGCGGTATTGTGGCTAATAATGTTTATCGTGCAGAATTTTTGTATGATAATCTGCAAATACAAAATAATATCATTCATCAATCATATTTGAATAACGTAAAAAAGTTGATGTTTCTTGGCTCAAGCTGTATTTATCCTAAACTTGCTCCACAGCCTTTAAAGGAGGACTATTTACTAACAGGGTTATTAGAAGAAACAAATGAGCCTTATGCCATTGCTAAAATTGCAGGCATAAAAATGTGTGATGCGTATAGGGCTCAATATGGTTGTAACTTTATATCAGTTATGCCTACAAATTTGTATGGGTATAATGATAATTACCATCCCCAAAACTCACATGTTTTGCCCGCACTAATACGCAGGTTTCATGAAGCCAAAGAGCAGGAAGCGCCAAGTGTAACTATTTGGGGAACGGGTTCACCGAAACGGGAATTTTTGTTTGCTGATGACCTTGCCGAAGCATGTTATTATTTGATGGAAAACTATAACGCCCCCGGCATTGTTAATATCGGCACAGGTGAGGATATATCCATAAAAGATTTGGCATTGCTTGTTAAAAAAATCATAAGATATGAGGGCGAAATTACTTTCGATGTTTCTAAACCAGACGGTACACCAAGAAAATTAATGGATGTAACCAAATTGAATGAGGCGGGGTGGAAGTATCATACCAATCTGGAAGATGGAATTAAATTTGCTTATCAGGATTTTTTAAGTAAAGAGGGTGAATTTGCCCAACGTTAA
- a CDS encoding endo-1,4-beta-xylanase, which translates to MQINKYRSHIFISLLTFLLLCLFINFYLKEREVQQYNTVGPSDVRPTDNDANSKDDKQVVNIPEKRAPAEHKHNGNAIASLSKKEEVQDNSDPGALKRLLLKKGIYFGDFLGNEDVKVAAPRPSNFLTQVNQYFNLYTVPAWFHHVEFKNGQYDYRGPDEVADFAIAHGAKIQMQSPVWWHVPDWVKNGNFSPDELKNILKNHIQAIMRHYKAKYPGAVISWGIVNESMSDSPDLNPKYSLPNGLRSNIPIWNVIHKPGSNDPTDYIQLAFEWAHEADPTAKLYWTEFNVEYKGYKMDRWFSIVKQLKAKGVPIDGVGFQTHLYLGYNHPFSELTENMDRFASIGLTSEITELDVIMSSTSPIDPPLYRPTPMATPSKADFDKQGNLFAGVISACVKAKKCDAIILWGEWDPGSSANTQYKNKLTGSSLGNMYPNIFDQNMKPKPAVAAMVNAAQ; encoded by the coding sequence ATGCAAATAAATAAATATCGCTCACACATTTTTATATCGTTACTTACCTTTCTTTTATTATGCCTTTTTATAAATTTCTATTTAAAAGAGCGGGAAGTTCAACAATATAACACAGTAGGCCCCTCAGACGTAAGACCAACAGACAACGATGCCAATTCAAAAGACGATAAGCAGGTTGTTAACATCCCGGAAAAGCGGGCACCCGCTGAACATAAGCATAATGGTAACGCTATTGCAAGCCTTTCAAAAAAAGAGGAGGTTCAGGACAATTCAGATCCTGGTGCATTAAAAAGGCTCCTGCTTAAAAAAGGTATCTATTTTGGTGATTTTTTGGGGAACGAGGATGTGAAAGTGGCAGCACCTCGCCCATCAAACTTTTTGACACAGGTTAACCAATATTTCAATCTTTATACGGTGCCTGCATGGTTTCACCATGTTGAATTTAAAAATGGGCAATATGATTATAGAGGACCTGATGAGGTTGCTGATTTTGCCATTGCCCATGGTGCCAAAATACAAATGCAAAGCCCAGTATGGTGGCATGTACCAGATTGGGTTAAAAATGGAAATTTCTCTCCTGACGAGCTTAAAAACATCTTAAAAAATCACATCCAGGCGATAATGCGTCACTATAAAGCTAAATATCCGGGAGCTGTTATTTCATGGGGCATTGTTAACGAATCAATGAGCGACAGTCCCGATTTAAATCCCAAATATTCATTACCCAACGGTCTTCGAAGTAATATCCCAATTTGGAATGTTATTCATAAGCCAGGCTCAAATGACCCTACAGATTACATTCAATTAGCATTTGAATGGGCACACGAGGCAGATCCTACTGCAAAACTTTATTGGACTGAATTTAATGTGGAATACAAAGGCTATAAAATGGACCGATGGTTTAGCATCGTAAAGCAATTAAAGGCGAAAGGCGTACCCATTGACGGCGTTGGCTTCCAAACGCACTTATACCTGGGTTATAATCATCCGTTTAGCGAATTAACTGAAAACATGGATAGGTTTGCCTCTATTGGCCTTACCAGTGAAATAACGGAGTTGGATGTCATTATGTCAAGCACATCGCCTATTGACCCTCCTCTCTACAGACCAACACCAATGGCTACACCATCCAAAGCCGATTTTGATAAACAGGGAAATCTATTTGCTGGAGTAATTTCAGCCTGTGTTAAAGCAAAAAAGTGCGATGCAATAATTTTATGGGGGGAATGGGATCCGGGAAGTTCTGCAAATACACAATATAAAAACAAATTAACTGGCTCGTCGCTTGGCAATATGTACCCCAACATATTTGATCAAAACATGAAACCAAAGCCGGCGGTTGCGGCAATGGTTAATGCAGCGCAATAA
- a CDS encoding DUF5995 family protein translates to MQATTIDQIITELETIIADAIQTGSRAGYFAALYHKVTCKVKEGILAGEFEDGKRMEQLDVTFASRYIKAYYQWQQKQQPSASWALAFSIFNKPRKMVLQHLLIGMNAHINFDLGVAVVETARAFNQPLAQVHKDFNAINTILSALTYEVINELNQVSPLMSLAGLHAQNNSILIQFALGNARDGAWCFAEDLYTRTGQDYLNLISSRDADINKLGLGIVAPVGLLSFTVWLIHLFEWRNPSRITRVLNEYKKTYLKVN, encoded by the coding sequence ATGCAAGCTACAACCATCGATCAAATAATAACCGAATTGGAAACCATCATTGCCGATGCCATACAAACCGGCAGCCGGGCGGGATATTTTGCGGCTTTATACCACAAAGTAACCTGCAAAGTAAAGGAAGGTATATTGGCCGGCGAGTTTGAGGATGGCAAAAGAATGGAGCAACTGGATGTTACTTTTGCAAGCCGTTATATTAAGGCCTATTATCAATGGCAACAAAAGCAGCAACCGTCGGCATCATGGGCATTGGCTTTCAGTATATTTAATAAACCCCGAAAAATGGTACTGCAACACCTGCTTATTGGCATGAACGCGCATATCAACTTTGATTTGGGCGTTGCAGTAGTTGAAACCGCCCGGGCCTTTAACCAGCCATTGGCCCAGGTACATAAGGATTTTAATGCTATCAACACTATTCTGTCGGCCCTCACTTACGAGGTTATCAACGAGCTTAACCAGGTATCGCCCTTAATGTCATTAGCCGGTTTGCACGCGCAAAACAACTCTATCCTAATTCAATTTGCGCTTGGTAACGCCAGGGACGGCGCCTGGTGCTTTGCTGAAGACCTTTACACAAGAACAGGCCAGGATTACCTTAACCTGATAAGCAGCCGCGATGCCGATATCAACAAACTTGGCCTGGGCATTGTTGCCCCGGTAGGTTTATTGAGTTTTACTGTATGGCTTATCCACTTGTTTGAATGGCGAAACCCATCCAGAATAACCCGGGTACTAAATGAATATAAGAAAACGTATTTGAAGGTGAACTAA
- a CDS encoding MBL fold metallo-hydrolase produces the protein MSLEGSRKKAKKYINVIPTDEAGFGKMIPILREYIGNKAENSPRKPIGPFKTDVTIFNDAPKSGLRITWVGHSSILIEIDGKRILTDPVWGDRVSFSKHFGPKRFFKPAIALQDLPPLDAVLLSHDHYDHLDKDTIKFFAGSSIPFYCSVGVGQYLEKWGILKNFVFEMDWGDSVLIGNQVVITSTPSRHFSGRGVVNRNETLWASFVIKGPKHNIYFGADSGWSPSFAEIGKAFGPFDLTMLEVGAYGKYWPDIHMGPDHASNAHIALKGKLMMPIHYGTFNLAPHAWYEPVERLEQFAKNKKIDLFVPEPGKPTEVKGAYNSAWWKKFM, from the coding sequence ATGAGTTTAGAAGGATCCCGCAAAAAAGCAAAAAAATATATCAACGTTATTCCTACCGACGAGGCCGGTTTTGGAAAAATGATTCCCATTTTACGCGAATATATAGGCAATAAAGCCGAAAACTCGCCCAGAAAACCGATTGGCCCCTTTAAAACCGACGTTACTATTTTTAATGACGCGCCCAAAAGTGGCCTGCGCATTACCTGGGTTGGCCACTCCAGCATATTAATTGAAATTGATGGCAAACGCATCCTTACCGATCCGGTTTGGGGCGATAGGGTATCTTTCTCCAAACATTTCGGCCCGAAGCGCTTTTTTAAACCGGCTATTGCTTTACAAGATTTGCCACCGCTGGATGCTGTGCTGCTATCGCATGACCATTACGATCACCTGGATAAGGATACTATTAAATTTTTTGCAGGCTCATCAATTCCTTTTTACTGCTCGGTTGGTGTAGGCCAGTATCTTGAAAAATGGGGAATACTTAAAAATTTTGTATTTGAGATGGACTGGGGCGATAGTGTGCTGATAGGTAACCAGGTTGTTATTACCTCCACCCCGTCAAGGCATTTTTCGGGCCGCGGCGTGGTAAACCGTAACGAAACCCTTTGGGCAAGCTTTGTAATAAAAGGCCCAAAACATAATATTTATTTTGGCGCCGACTCTGGCTGGTCGCCCAGTTTTGCCGAGATTGGCAAAGCCTTTGGCCCGTTTGATTTAACTATGCTTGAGGTGGGCGCCTACGGAAAATACTGGCCGGATATCCATATGGGCCCCGATCATGCTTCTAATGCCCATATTGCCCTTAAAGGCAAATTGATGATGCCTATACACTACGGCACTTTTAACCTGGCCCCGCACGCCTGGTACGAGCCGGTTGAACGTTTGGAGCAGTTTGCCAAAAATAAAAAGATAGATCTTTTTGTACCTGAACCCGGTAAGCCCACCGAAGTTAAAGGCGCTTACAACTCAGCCTGGTGGAAGAAATTTATGTAG
- a CDS encoding alpha/beta hydrolase family protein, with translation MHGDADPTVPLNHAEELYGAHPDAEFFILPGGDHTFGGAHPYLSDVLPASLVTFCDTAISFLSK, from the coding sequence ATGCATGGCGATGCAGACCCTACTGTTCCGCTAAACCACGCCGAAGAACTATATGGCGCGCATCCCGACGCTGAATTTTTTATTTTGCCTGGCGGAGATCATACCTTTGGCGGTGCCCACCCTTATTTAAGCGATGTTTTGCCGGCATCGCTGGTTACATTTTGTGATACAGCAATATCATTTTTAAGTAAATAA
- a CDS encoding alpha/beta hydrolase family protein, with protein MIRKDTYTLPGAKGRPMLIDVTYNNAFKDAPIVIFAHGFKGFKDWGTHNLVAGYFANAGFKYLKFNFSHNGTTPDNPLDFTDLIAFSDNTFSIELEDLDTIIDFACSGSGMAAARGVYLIGHSMGGGISIIKSAEDSRIKKLVTMASISSFYNLWPEEIEIQWRLQGIIYMPNKRTGQQMPLKSTLLGDLDKHPKRLDILAQAAKVKQP; from the coding sequence ATGATCCGTAAAGATACTTACACCCTCCCAGGCGCTAAAGGCCGCCCCATGCTGATAGACGTAACTTACAATAACGCTTTTAAAGACGCACCTATAGTTATCTTCGCACATGGCTTTAAAGGTTTTAAAGACTGGGGCACTCATAATTTAGTAGCTGGCTACTTTGCCAACGCTGGTTTCAAATACCTGAAGTTCAATTTTTCGCACAACGGCACCACGCCCGATAACCCGCTTGATTTTACCGACCTGATAGCCTTTAGCGACAATACATTTTCGATAGAGCTGGAAGATCTGGATACCATTATTGATTTTGCCTGTAGCGGATCGGGCATGGCGGCAGCCCGTGGGGTTTACCTTATTGGCCACAGCATGGGTGGCGGTATCAGTATCATTAAATCAGCCGAGGATAGCCGGATAAAAAAGCTGGTTACTATGGCTTCCATATCAAGCTTTTATAACCTTTGGCCCGAAGAAATTGAGATACAATGGCGACTACAGGGCATTATTTACATGCCCAATAAGCGCACAGGCCAACAAATGCCCTTAAAATCTACTTTGCTGGGCGATCTGGATAAGCATCCTAAACGCCTCGACATATTGGCGCAGGCAGCAAAAGTTAAGCAACCCTAG
- a CDS encoding RDD family protein, whose amino-acid sequence MKVTTVIPRAYIKLRIFATLIDYSIYGIFYFGYIYAFDESTRPGNMTVTGLMALPIFLVWFLYFVVIEALNGTPGHDICKLKVVTSGGAKITIIDALKRRICDPIDIMMYGIPAIICISKTEKHQRIGDLLANTLVVKASDITVTEVIF is encoded by the coding sequence ATGAAAGTAACTACGGTTATTCCCCGGGCCTATATCAAATTACGCATATTTGCTACTTTAATTGACTACAGCATTTATGGCATTTTTTACTTTGGATACATTTATGCTTTCGATGAATCTACCCGGCCCGGCAATATGACCGTTACCGGATTGATGGCCCTGCCTATATTCCTGGTTTGGTTTTTATATTTTGTAGTCATTGAAGCCTTGAACGGAACACCGGGCCATGATATATGCAAACTTAAAGTTGTTACAAGCGGCGGGGCTAAAATAACAATTATAGATGCACTTAAACGCCGCATTTGCGACCCGATAGATATCATGATGTACGGAATACCGGCAATAATCTGCATTTCAAAAACAGAAAAGCACCAGCGCATAGGCGACCTTTTAGCAAATACCCTGGTAGTAAAAGCAAGCGATATAACTGTAACCGAGGTGATATTTTAA
- a CDS encoding carbon-nitrogen hydrolase family protein — protein sequence MDLQSVEMRNLEVQDYQELKKSMKSAYMDMDEDYWDANSIKKLIKIFPEGQICVTVNDVVVGCALAIIVDYQKFGDNHTYKQITGDSTFKTHTDKGDVLYGIDVFIHPNYRGLRLARRLYDARKALCEKLNLKSIIAGGRIPNYQKFQNDLTPRQYIDKVKYKEIYDPTLSFQLANDFHVRKVLRNYLPEDSRSKGFATLIEWNNVYYEEISSAINQKTVVRIGLVQWQMRPYNNISELLKHAEYFVDAVSDYQADFILFPELFGTPLMADYNHMDSAKAMRELAKYTQPIIEEFSKLAVSYNVNIIAGSMPTIFEDSLYNVSYLFRRNGSMEEVYKIHPTPSEISSWGIRGGDEVRVFETDAGKIGILICYDVEFPELSRILASQDMQILFVPFLTDTQNGYNRVKFCSQARAVENECYVAIAGCVGNLPNVNNMGISYAQSAVFTPSDFGFPTNGIQSEATPNSEMIVIADVDLSLLDELHEYGSVQNLKDRRTDLYNITFNGKKV from the coding sequence ATGGATTTGCAAAGTGTTGAAATGCGTAACCTGGAAGTACAGGATTACCAGGAATTAAAAAAGTCGATGAAATCGGCATACATGGATATGGACGAGGATTATTGGGATGCCAATTCCATTAAAAAGCTCATCAAAATATTCCCCGAAGGGCAAATTTGTGTAACCGTGAACGATGTGGTGGTAGGTTGTGCGTTGGCCATTATAGTCGACTATCAAAAATTTGGCGATAACCATACCTACAAACAAATTACCGGCGATAGTACCTTTAAAACCCACACAGATAAAGGTGATGTTTTATACGGAATAGATGTATTTATTCACCCAAACTACCGCGGCTTGCGCCTGGCCCGTCGCCTTTATGATGCCCGCAAGGCCTTGTGCGAAAAACTGAACCTGAAAAGTATTATTGCAGGTGGCCGGATACCCAATTATCAAAAATTCCAGAATGATCTTACCCCCCGCCAATATATTGATAAGGTTAAGTATAAAGAGATATATGACCCTACCCTATCTTTCCAGCTGGCCAATGATTTTCACGTGCGTAAAGTGCTGCGTAATTACCTGCCCGAAGACAGCCGCAGCAAGGGCTTTGCTACGTTAATAGAGTGGAACAATGTGTATTACGAGGAAATCAGCAGCGCTATCAACCAAAAAACTGTAGTGCGCATTGGCCTGGTACAGTGGCAGATGCGCCCGTACAATAACATCAGCGAACTATTAAAGCATGCAGAATACTTTGTAGATGCTGTAAGCGATTACCAGGCAGATTTTATACTGTTCCCAGAGTTATTTGGCACTCCTTTAATGGCCGATTACAACCACATGGACAGCGCCAAAGCCATGCGTGAACTGGCTAAATATACCCAGCCTATCATCGAAGAATTTTCAAAGCTGGCGGTATCATATAATGTGAACATCATAGCCGGCAGTATGCCTACCATTTTTGAAGATTCGTTATACAATGTATCGTACCTCTTCAGGCGCAATGGCAGTATGGAAGAGGTTTATAAGATTCACCCTACTCCATCCGAGATCAGCTCATGGGGTATCCGCGGCGGCGATGAGGTTAGGGTATTTGAAACCGACGCCGGTAAAATAGGCATCCTGATTTGCTACGATGTGGAATTCCCGGAGTTATCACGGATACTGGCCAGCCAGGATATGCAGATCCTGTTTGTACCATTTTTAACCGATACCCAAAATGGCTATAACCGGGTTAAGTTTTGTTCGCAGGCACGGGCGGTTGAGAATGAATGTTATGTGGCCATCGCGGGCTGCGTGGGCAACCTGCCCAATGTAAATAATATGGGCATCAGCTATGCGCAGTCGGCGGTATTTACACCGTCGGATTTTGGCTTCCCTACCAACGGCATTCAATCAGAAGCTACACCAAACAGCGAAATGATTGTAATAGCCGATGTTGACCTTTCACTGCTGGACGAGCTGCATGAATACGGCAGCGTACAAAATTTGAAAGACCGCAGGACTGATTTGTATAATATTACTTTTAACGGGAAAAAAGTGTAG
- a CDS encoding DoxX family protein, whose protein sequence is MRLLKTVSLFILVVGYAFAGINHFLNPASYIHIIPHYIPFPVLMNIIAGVAEISFALMLIRSQTRPWAVYGVVLMLAAFLPVHIQMLFDAPFKLGNITVTPLIAWLRLILQPVLMLWVWWHRKN, encoded by the coding sequence ATGCGTTTATTAAAAACGGTTAGCCTGTTCATATTGGTGGTTGGTTATGCATTTGCGGGCATAAATCATTTCCTAAATCCCGCATCTTACATCCATATCATTCCGCATTATATACCCTTCCCCGTTTTAATGAATATTATTGCCGGGGTAGCAGAAATATCATTCGCGCTTATGCTGATACGGTCTCAGACAAGGCCCTGGGCGGTATATGGCGTTGTACTGATGCTGGCAGCGTTTTTACCGGTTCATATCCAAATGCTTTTTGATGCTCCTTTTAAATTAGGTAACATAACCGTAACACCACTTATTGCCTGGCTTCGCTTAATTTTACAACCGGTATTGATGCTGTGGGTATGGTGGCACAGGAAGAATTAA
- the hemA gene encoding glutamyl-tRNA reductase, which yields MKYLKVIAFTHKQIELKEIGRLVVCQENLTEKLQQVKTQFGIPEIFYLATCNRVEFVMTTPQVVDKDFAKRFIEAFNTELCEHSLSTFMDGASIYEDQEAMVHLLRTSCSLESLIVGEKEILAQLRKAYEHCKEAGLTGDGLRMIMNCVVKTAKEVYTHTNISKNPISVVSLAYRKLKDLNLCSNARVLIIGAGETNRNLSKYLQKHKFSNFAVFNRTVSKAAELARDLGGEAFDLEALKTYNKGFDAIITCTSAVEPIITTEIYQSLLNGETGKKTIVDLAIPNDTAPEVLEQFPVNFIEVHSLNEVAKRNLQERYHELVHAEGIIEQNIAEFLTQLKQRRIEVAMRQVPEKIKEIRNTAINSVFADEVQSMDQQSRDILEKVINYMEKKYISVPMVMAKDILINEN from the coding sequence TTGAAGTATTTAAAGGTTATTGCTTTTACACACAAACAGATTGAACTGAAGGAAATAGGAAGATTGGTGGTTTGCCAGGAAAATCTGACTGAAAAGCTTCAACAGGTTAAAACTCAATTTGGAATACCGGAAATATTCTATCTGGCTACATGTAACCGTGTGGAATTTGTTATGACTACTCCGCAAGTAGTTGATAAGGACTTTGCCAAACGTTTCATCGAAGCGTTTAACACCGAACTTTGTGAACACTCCCTGAGTACCTTCATGGATGGCGCTTCTATTTATGAAGACCAGGAAGCTATGGTGCACCTGCTGCGTACTTCATGCTCGTTAGAGAGTTTGATAGTTGGTGAAAAGGAGATACTGGCCCAGTTGCGCAAAGCATATGAACACTGTAAAGAAGCCGGACTTACCGGTGACGGCCTGCGTATGATTATGAACTGTGTGGTTAAAACAGCCAAGGAAGTTTATACCCATACCAATATTTCAAAAAACCCTATTTCGGTTGTCTCGTTAGCTTATCGTAAGCTTAAAGATTTAAACCTTTGCTCAAACGCCCGTGTGTTGATTATCGGCGCCGGCGAAACCAACCGAAATTTATCTAAATACCTGCAAAAGCATAAGTTCAGTAACTTCGCGGTTTTTAACCGGACTGTTTCGAAGGCGGCTGAACTGGCCAGAGACCTGGGCGGCGAGGCATTTGACCTGGAAGCGCTTAAGACATACAATAAGGGCTTTGACGCTATTATCACCTGTACGTCGGCAGTTGAGCCTATCATCACCACCGAAATTTACCAATCGCTGCTCAACGGCGAAACCGGCAAGAAAACTATCGTCGATCTTGCCATCCCTAATGATACCGCTCCCGAAGTTTTAGAGCAATTCCCGGTTAACTTTATCGAAGTACATTCATTAAACGAAGTTGCCAAACGTAACCTTCAGGAGCGCTATCACGAACTGGTACACGCCGAAGGTATTATTGAACAAAATATAGCCGAGTTTTTAACCCAACTGAAACAACGCCGTATTGAAGTGGCCATGCGCCAGGTGCCCGAAAAGATAAAAGAGATCCGCAACACGGCCATCAATTCTGTTTTTGCTGATGAAGTACAAAGCATGGATCAGCAATCGCGCGACATCCTGGAAAAAGTGATTAACTACATGGAGAAGAAATATATCAGTGTGCCCATGGTTATGGCTAAGGATATATTGATTAATGAAAATTGA
- a CDS encoding ABC transporter ATP-binding protein, translating to MSDTPFLQAIAVSKIYPGKQAAGVKTTDISIQPGKITAIIGESGSGKSTLLRLLYGLLSPDEGIVKFKGERIWGPEEKLIPGHDAMKMVTQHTDDLNLFAKVWDNVAAMLPATDLKAKKEKTEQILTQLNMFHMADKRVADLSGGEKQRVAIARAIITRPQVLLLDEPFNQVDTSFREGLQQDIRQIVKELGITVIMVSHDPAEVLSMADELVVIKNGQIVEQGHPKTLYQHPQHLYTAQLLSNCNVLSAANAQICGIETIKDHVVIYPDWIRIKLISSTKSWAIKQILFRGFYEDLIIEKEGVQLRVSNGEPDSYKEGDMVSVRFWKWLEY from the coding sequence ATGTCAGACACTCCTTTTTTGCAGGCCATTGCAGTAAGTAAAATATATCCCGGTAAACAGGCGGCCGGTGTTAAAACTACAGATATTTCTATCCAGCCCGGAAAAATAACGGCTATTATTGGCGAAAGCGGCAGCGGAAAAAGCACCCTGCTGCGATTATTATACGGATTGCTTTCTCCTGATGAAGGCATTGTTAAATTTAAAGGCGAACGCATCTGGGGGCCTGAAGAAAAACTGATTCCCGGCCACGATGCCATGAAAATGGTTACCCAACACACAGATGACCTGAACCTGTTTGCCAAAGTTTGGGATAACGTAGCGGCCATGCTGCCGGCAACCGACCTAAAAGCCAAAAAGGAAAAAACCGAGCAAATTTTAACACAGCTTAACATGTTCCACATGGCCGACAAACGGGTGGCCGACCTGAGTGGCGGCGAGAAGCAGCGTGTAGCCATTGCAAGGGCCATAATTACCCGCCCGCAGGTTTTATTACTCGATGAGCCCTTTAACCAGGTGGACACTTCGTTCCGCGAGGGCTTGCAGCAGGACATCAGGCAAATTGTAAAAGAGCTTGGCATTACGGTGATCATGGTATCGCATGACCCGGCCGAGGTGCTATCTATGGCCGATGAACTGGTGGTGATAAAAAACGGGCAAATTGTGGAGCAGGGGCATCCAAAAACGTTGTATCAACACCCGCAACATTTGTATACAGCCCAACTGTTAAGCAACTGTAACGTACTTAGCGCTGCCAACGCGCAGATTTGCGGTATCGAAACCATAAAAGACCATGTGGTAATTTACCCCGACTGGATAAGGATAAAACTGATCTCATCAACCAAAAGCTGGGCAATAAAACAAATCCTTTTCCGTGGGTTTTATGAAGACCTGATAATCGAAAAAGAAGGCGTACAGCTCCGCGTATCCAACGGCGAACCCGATAGTTATAAAGAAGGCGATATGGTATCTGTAAGGTTTTGGAAGTGGTTAGAGTATTAG